Proteins encoded in a region of the Prunus persica cultivar Lovell chromosome G4, Prunus_persica_NCBIv2, whole genome shotgun sequence genome:
- the LOC18778848 gene encoding uncharacterized protein LOC18778848 isoform X1, translating into MADQGGNGTSSVIMRDYRKGNWTVGETMILIEAKKMDDERRMKRSGDAAGSETRSSKPAELRWKWVEDYCWKKGCLRSQNQCNDKWDNLMRDYKKVREYERREGREEAASYWKLEKSERKDRNLPTNMVPQIYEALVDVVEKREAGHHQIRVVGGASVSGSNVPNPTIGYVVERPIISTSVHQASLPPPVLQHHISVPPIAALPLLPPAPLAAQPPPTLPYSQPMPTTCESSDSETSHEHSDSPAKRRRRASGGGGGGGDQGTSGTVSASTSSEVGTAISRGASMIAEALQGCEEREERRHRDLLSLHERRLQIEETKTEINRQGINGLIDAINKLADSIHALASNKNQSPPK; encoded by the exons ATGGCTGATCAAGGAGGTAATGGTACTAGTAGTGTTATTATGAGGGACTATAGGAAAGGGAACTGGACAGTGGGGGAGACAATGATTCTGATTGAGGCAAAGAAGATGGATGATGAGAGAAGAATGAAGAGAAGCGGGGATGCTGCAGGTAGTGAAACAAGATCAAGCAAACCAGCTGAGCTCAGATGGAAATGGGTAGAAGATTACTGTTGGAAGAAAGGGTgtttgagaagccaaaaccaGTGCAATGACAAATGGGACAATCTCATGAGGGATTACAAGAAGGTGAGGGAATATGAGAGGAGGGAAGGGAGGGAAGAAGCAGCATCTTATTGGAAGCTTGAGAAGAGTGAGAGGAAAGATAGGAACTTGCCTACCAACATGGTGCCTCAGATATATGAGGCTTTGGTTGATGTGGTGGAGAAGAGAGAAGCAGGCCATCATCAGATCAGAGTGGTAGGTGGAGCTTCTGTTTCTGGTTCCAATGTTCCCAATCCCACCATTGGATATGTTGTGGAGAGGCCTATTATAAGCACTAGTGTTCATCAGGCTTCACTGCCTCCTCCAGTTTTGCAACATCACATCTCAGTTCCACCAATTGCAGCATTGCCTCTTCTACCCCCAGCTCCATTAGCAGCTCAACCACCACCTACTCTTCCATACTCACAACCTATGCCCACA ACGTGTGAAAGCTCAGATTCTGAGACAAGCCATGAACATTCAGACTCACCAGCCAAAAGGAGGAGAAGGGCgagtggaggtggaggaggaggtggagaTCAAGGAACCAGTGGAACTGTGAGTGCAAGCACCTCAAGTGAAGTGGGCACTGCCATCTCCAGAGGTGCTTCCATGATTGCAGAAGCACTTCAGGGttgtgaggagagagaagagagaaggcaCAGAGATCTTTTGAGTTTGCATGAGAGAAGGCTACAGATTGAGGAAACTAAAACTGAGATCAACAGGCAAGGCATTAATGGTCTCATCGATGCCATTAACAAGCTAGCAGATTCTATCCATGCCTTGGCTTCCAACAAGAACCAATCACCTCCAAAGTaa
- the LOC18778848 gene encoding uncharacterized protein LOC18778848 isoform X2: MADQGGNGTSSVIMRDYRKGNWTVGETMILIEAKKMDDERRMKRSGDAAGSETRSSKPAELRWKWVEDYCWKKGCLRSQNQCNDKWDNLMRDYKKVREYERREGREEAASYWKLEKSERKDRNLPTNMVPQIYEALVDVVEKREAGHHQIRVVGGASVSGSNVPNPTIGYVVERPIISTSVHQASLPPPVLQHHISVPPIAALPLLPPAPLAAQPPPTLPYSQPMPTVDSETSHEHSDSPAKRRRRASGGGGGGGDQGTSGTVSASTSSEVGTAISRGASMIAEALQGCEEREERRHRDLLSLHERRLQIEETKTEINRQGINGLIDAINKLADSIHALASNKNQSPPK, from the exons ATGGCTGATCAAGGAGGTAATGGTACTAGTAGTGTTATTATGAGGGACTATAGGAAAGGGAACTGGACAGTGGGGGAGACAATGATTCTGATTGAGGCAAAGAAGATGGATGATGAGAGAAGAATGAAGAGAAGCGGGGATGCTGCAGGTAGTGAAACAAGATCAAGCAAACCAGCTGAGCTCAGATGGAAATGGGTAGAAGATTACTGTTGGAAGAAAGGGTgtttgagaagccaaaaccaGTGCAATGACAAATGGGACAATCTCATGAGGGATTACAAGAAGGTGAGGGAATATGAGAGGAGGGAAGGGAGGGAAGAAGCAGCATCTTATTGGAAGCTTGAGAAGAGTGAGAGGAAAGATAGGAACTTGCCTACCAACATGGTGCCTCAGATATATGAGGCTTTGGTTGATGTGGTGGAGAAGAGAGAAGCAGGCCATCATCAGATCAGAGTGGTAGGTGGAGCTTCTGTTTCTGGTTCCAATGTTCCCAATCCCACCATTGGATATGTTGTGGAGAGGCCTATTATAAGCACTAGTGTTCATCAGGCTTCACTGCCTCCTCCAGTTTTGCAACATCACATCTCAGTTCCACCAATTGCAGCATTGCCTCTTCTACCCCCAGCTCCATTAGCAGCTCAACCACCACCTACTCTTCCATACTCACAACCTATGCCCACAGtag ATTCTGAGACAAGCCATGAACATTCAGACTCACCAGCCAAAAGGAGGAGAAGGGCgagtggaggtggaggaggaggtggagaTCAAGGAACCAGTGGAACTGTGAGTGCAAGCACCTCAAGTGAAGTGGGCACTGCCATCTCCAGAGGTGCTTCCATGATTGCAGAAGCACTTCAGGGttgtgaggagagagaagagagaaggcaCAGAGATCTTTTGAGTTTGCATGAGAGAAGGCTACAGATTGAGGAAACTAAAACTGAGATCAACAGGCAAGGCATTAATGGTCTCATCGATGCCATTAACAAGCTAGCAGATTCTATCCATGCCTTGGCTTCCAACAAGAACCAATCACCTCCAAAGTaa